From one Lolium rigidum isolate FL_2022 chromosome 4, APGP_CSIRO_Lrig_0.1, whole genome shotgun sequence genomic stretch:
- the LOC124706711 gene encoding probable long-chain-alcohol O-fatty-acyltransferase 4, with product MAAALMDGELGSLLKVSAAVWAAMAYARVAAARTSPGAGRLAALLPTVVLFYGIPFAFSTSTFRGSSGFFLSWLGTFKLFLLAIGRGPLDPSLSLLQFVCSASLPVKLRQSTGGGKSKKQDPASAPARKILVAGAVIPFIIYAYQFKEAMSRWQLLLLYTVHIYLSLELLLASVHAVIHGVLRMEMEPQVDRPYLASSLRDFWGRRWNLMVPAILRPSVYGPVRARFGDAAGVLASFLVSGLMHELMFYYIMWQPPSGDVTAFFVLHGVCTGAEAWWGRHAGWWRPPRVLAVPLTLAFVGGTGLWLFFPAMIRGGLDALVLHECQGMVVLMEQAGRWLAAGPVLSSR from the coding sequence ATGGCGGCGGCGCTCATGGACGGCGAGCTCGGGAGCCTCTTGAAGGTCTCGGCTGCGGTTTGGGCGGCCATGGCGTACGCCCGCGTGGCCGCCGCGCGCACTAGCCCAGGCGCGGGCCGCCTCGCCGCGCTTCTGCCCACCGTCGTGCTCTTCTACGGGATCCCCTTCGCCTTCAGCACCAGCACGTTCCGCGGCAGCTCCGGCTTCTTCCTCAGTTGGCTAGGCACCTTCAAGCTCTTCCTCCTCGCCATCGGACGGGGCCCTCTGGACCCGTCCCTTTCCCTCCTCCAGTTTGTCTGCTCTGCCTCCCTGCCGGTCAAGCTTCGGCAGTCCACCGGCGGCGGCAAATCAAAGAAGCAAGATCCCGCTTCGGCCCCCGCCAGAAAGATCCTCGTGGCCGGCGCcgtcatccccttcatcatctaCGCGTACCAGTTCAAGGAGGCGATGAGCCGGTGGCAGCTCCTCCTCCTGTACACCGTGCACATCTACCTCTCCCTGGAGCTCCTCCTGGCGTCGGTCCACGCCGTGATCCACGGCGTGCTGCGGATGGAGATGGAGCCGCAGGTGGACCGGCCGTACCTGGCGTCGTCGCTGCGGGACTTCTGGGGCAGGCGGTGGAACCTGATGGTGCCCGCCATCCTCCGCCCGTCGGTGTACGGCCCGGTGCGCGCGCGCTTCGGCGACGCGGCGGGCGTCCTGGCGTCGTTCCTCGTCTCCGGGCTCATGCACGAGCTGATGTTCTACTACATCATGTGGCAGCCGCCCAGCGGCGACGTGACCGCGTTCTTCGTGCTCCACGGCGTGTGCACCGGGGCGGAGGCATGGTGGGGGCGGCACGCCGGGTGGTGGCGCCCGCCGCGGGTGCTGGCGGTGCCGCTCACGCTGGCGTTCGTGGGCGGGACGGGACTGTGGCTCTTCTTCCCGGCCATGATTAGAGGCGGCCTAGACGCGCTCGTGCTGCACGAGTGCCAGGGCATGGTGGTGCTCATGGAGCAGGCCGGCCGGTGGCTCGCCGCCGGCCCCGTTCTTTCAAGCCGCTGA